The sequence TTCCTACAGAGGTAAAAACAAAGTGCAGTGTATCCTGCTCACCCCTCGCCTTTACATAGGCCAGTCCACCACCACAGTCCTCTGTACAGCCTGGGTTAAGGTAGGTGTTCAACTGTAACAGGAATGATATACATTAACTTTTATAGATATCATAAGTATATCAACTCCAGATCTGTGGTAGACCAAATGACCACAGGGAAGCTTAATTAATGTTCCCAATCCTTTAAATCAAGGtccagatatatatatttatacatgtatagccaATATGCTGATTCCgggatacaaggaactcttctgGGTAGGAGGTAGAAAACGTTGATCTGGACATGTGACCGCGaaaaatttagggcacatttttcCGTCATGTCAGTGACACTTATAGGCAGAGAATACCAATGTCCGGGTAAAGGTCATAGTCGGTAATACTTGCTTGATAACGGAACTAAGAtaaactgttatgttttgtgtttcttatttgttattgatttttgtgaaaatgcaCCAGGgtaagttatgaaatatttgtgagtgaGACGTCAGATACCGTTGATTTCCAACTGCTAGGCGACAGCTCCATTTGATGCCGtaatttacacacatttcattATGAAGTGTCTAAATTCTATTTTCGTGCATATTTAGATTAAATTTGATACAATATGTtctgataattaatgttaaatgttctaTCGTGATAAGTAATTTTCCACCCGTgttcaatcattacatatattccgccattttgtttcattttaccCTAAATTAAGTCACGCggtgatgaaagtcacatgactaaactgactgaatgttgtTCCGGAATCGGCGTATTACAATGTCTGAGATCCAAAGTGTAAAAATGGCCACCGATGGATCCCCTCTAGCTCGATCCTACCGATTATGAACCCAATCAAATTTCTCTACACTTCATTTTTAATctaaatattcattttgtgaAAATGTAAAGATATGAACATAAAGGCAAATTAGAATATAGATGCATTAAAGTATATTGGTTTTCAGTTTTTAGACTTAATTATTAAGTTAAAATTAGTATATATGTGTTGCTTAGGGCCTACTTAAtagtttagtacatcacatgacagaaTAGTTCATTCTCATATTGGCTACATGGGtactatttacattttcaatagtGCATATTACAGACACTGTTGTAGTGGCGTGAAATTAAACGCTTCGATCAAGaagtcaatctaattaaaatagacttgtaattccgctcccacTACGATACAATACGTTATGCTTCAATATAAGTAATTCCGCTCCCACTGCGATACTCTGTTATACGTTACGCTTCAAAATAAGACGATTTTGAGTAGAACCTGTATATTCGTGTAAAACATCTGTATGACATAATTTAAGAGAATTATGATGGGCTTACCTGTCGTTTTGGGGTGTAACTATTAgttaaaataacaaatgaaatCAACACCAAAACAGAAAACACACGTCCAAGCGCTCTGGTGATCGCCATCTTGAAAGCGGCTGTGTGGTCACATGATTTTTAAGTCACAGTCAGCTGATCATTGCATCGCTATAAGacaaagagttatctcccttcggCTGTTGATTCGATATATACTACATGAAAAATGGCCAAAACTCAAAGTAATTGTAACAGGAACAAttcaagtgtttttattttctattatatcacatgaataacatataaaaaatcgACCTTTACCAGATAAGGGGATTTGGATTTTTAAGGTCAAATGCGAAAATCAATTAGGCCTAgcctaaaatatatacatgcatgatCAACAAATGTTGCTGTAATTAAAGTACTTGCAAAatcagttttgaaaaaaaaaaaatataacaaatttgaaatgaaataaatcatttttgcaggaaaaaaaaattagtatCGCTTTGAACCCCCCCAAAAAACTTAAATTCCTTAGCAAAACattgtgtttattatttttttcgcCTTGCTGGCTGGTAGGtttaagaaaatcaaaatgacgcaaaacagaaaaaaaaaactatgaccttataaacttttatgtttttttagtATTCAATTCCATTATTATGTCGACCAGAAATGCACATGTAGTCTGGAGGCTTAAGCTTGAAATCGTGCACTTACAAGTATGAAATTGGTACACCATTCCTATGACATAATACAAAGTATTTGAGAACAGGACCCCAATATGATCTTGCTGCTGACGGCTATGACGGCCATAGAAATATCAAAAGCTTAATATCTTGATAACTAATTGACGAAGAGATCTAATTTTTATCAGCCTATATTTTCAGGGTTACtgactataaatataaacattaataattGGCAAAAGCCATCGGCCGTCTTTTTTTCTAAATGACCGACATAGAAATGTTTAAATTCTAATCTTCAGACTTATCGATATAGCATTCTAATTCTTGTTATATACCtatattttctttgtgttatatatatatatcttctaaaattcaaagtaggtaaatataaattcaGAATTTAGAAGCCACATGGAATTTGCTTCTATTTTGGTAGTAAAAcctagtaaaacaagtcacgtgcttatacctcattcatatCATTGGCCGAAATATAGAATATTATTGTGAGTAACTattgatcacgtgattgtgtgtttacttcctaatatagtgatagtttgcttgccattttgTCGGAAaaagtgatttatttaaaacattttagactccaaaatgttattaatattgcatggaTACATTTTGAATTGcacatgatatatattattaactACCGTTTTACTTTAACTAATGTTTTGAAATGTGTCATTAAACTGCCATTTCCactttttatttatcaattcaatcggtctaaccgtctaatctagatCTACTAGGATCGGCttctcccggctaaattcgtagaattctcaatttatatttacatacatatgtcCTATTGGtttcaaaatagataaatataacacaaagaaaagaaaatttccGTCAACAGGACAAATAATATATACCTACTAAATaacaggtcagagaaatcactatatttggaagtaaacacacaatcacgtgacaCTATAGCTACTTATAATTACCCATACAAAGTCGATTATTTCGGCCAATgacatgaatgaggtataagcacgtgacttgtttactacgtttttacccttggtttttactaaaaaaaaccGTGTTTTATACCATAATGGGaaaaatcccccgcggatcgtggtttcatttccaaagttgggaaacagattgaatttcataaaaagATGTTTGCATCTATTTTTTCGCCGAAGCGTTTGCTATATAACAGGAGTGTGTTTGACTGAGTTAGAGTATGACATGACGTCAAACGTTATAGCTTTCGCTTGTCTGTCTCCTGAGAGGAAGAACAAACAACTCCATTTAACAATTAactatttattacaaatacAACATGGAACATCTACAAAACAAAGCACATACTGTACAAATACTATGACCAGACCCCATTCTCATATCTAATTGCCTAAGAAATGCTTTGCTACAAAAATGTACCAATATTTACCTAATCAATCCACCAGTCTGCTGCCCATACAATCCCTACCCATCGGATTTATCCATAACCCCGGCCGAGACTAGACAGCCCCAATCACGACAGTGCATGGAGCACAGCAATAGACACATGTACTTTTctaatatattaaaacatatttggtTTTTTAGAAATGCCAACAATCTTCATCATCCAATAACCTAATGAAATGCCCCCAAGGTTTAttgtaatattaaaaatgaatagTCCCCCATCTTAATGctataataattttttaaatatgtcCCATTCTCAGATTCAGCCTTATTAATATTTAAgaactaatttttttttctcataaatgAATGGCCTTTGCCGTAAGAAAAGTTTAACCATTTTTATGTTAATCCCTCTAATATCCTAAGAATCATTACATAATATCCTAAGAAATGCTCCCATTCTCATATCTAATTGCCTAAGAAATGCCTCCCATTCTCATATCTAATTACCTAAGAAATGCTCCCATTCTCATATCTAATTACCTAAGAAATGCCCTCCATTCTCATATCTAATTACCTAAGAAATGCCCCCATTCTCATATCTAATTACCTAAGAAATGCTCCCATTCTCATATCTAATTACCTAAGAAATGCTCCCATTCTCATATCTAATTACTGTGCCTAAGAAATGCCCCCATTATTCTAATTTACTAAGAAATGACCCCCATTCTCATATCTAATTACCTAAGAAATGCCCCATTCTCATATCTAATTACCTAAGAAATGCCCCCATTCTCATATCTAATTTACCTAAGAAATGCCCCCATTCTCATATCTAATTACCTAAGAAATGCCCCCATTCTCATATCTAATTTACCTAAGAAATGCTCCCATTCTCATATCTAATTACCTAAGAAATGCCCTCCCATTCTCATATCTAATTACCTAAGAAATGCCCCCATTCTCATATCTAATTACCTAAGAAATGCTCCCATTCTCATATCTAATTACCTAAGAAATGCTCCCATTCTCATATCTAATTACCTAAGAAATGCCCCCAATTCTCATATCTAATTACCTAAGAAATGCCCCCATTCTCATATCTAATTACCTAAGAAATGCCCCATTCTCATATCTAATTACCTAAGAAATGCCCCCATTCTCATATCTAATTACCTAAGAAATGCTCCCATTCTCATATCTAATTGCCTAAGAAATGCTTCCATTCTCATATGTAATTGTATCTAAGAAATGCTCTCATTCTCATACTAATTGCCTAAGAAATGCTCCCATTTCTCATATCTAATTGCCTAAGAAATGCTCTCATTCTCATATCTAATTACCTAAGAAATGCCCCCATTCTCATTTCTTAAATTACCTAAGAAAATGCTCCCATTCTCATATCTAATTGCCTAAGAAATGCTCCCATTCTCATATCTAATTGCCTAAGAAATGTTCCCATTCTCATATATCTTAATTGCCTCAGAAATGCTCCCATTCTCATATCTAATTACCTAAGAAATGCTCCCATTCTCATATCTAATTGCCTAAGAAATGCTCCCATTCCCATATCTAATTGCCTAAGAAATGTTCCCATTCTCACATCTAATTGTCTAAGAAATGCTCCCATTCTCATATCTAATTGCCGAAGAAATGCTCCCATTCTCACATCTAATTGCCTAAGAAATGCTTTGCTACAGAAATGTACCAATATTTACCTAATCAATCCACCAGTCTGCCCAGTATACAATCCCTACCATGGATTTATCCAATACCCGAGACTAGACAGCCAATCACGACAGTGCATGGAGCACagacacacgtacatgtacttttctaatatattaaaacatatttggtTCAAAATCCTAATTTTGCGCCAATACCTTCATTTTCAAGGTTATTGGATACAAAAAATGAAGTTAAATAGTAGCCTATAAGccttattatattattttttttttcaaaaagttttaatattttaaaatttaattgacGTAGAATCCTACTTTTTTGTCAATGCTTTTATGATAGTTATTGAATGAAAATGCCTTCGGACACCTTCTTTTTCAATATGGCCACCATTTTATTAAATGGGTTGatcaataaataattttaaacaatttcaattatgaataaaaattatttactgATGGTTTTTATACTCCTCAACCCCGAACAAGGGTCAAAAGTATAGATTTGTGTCGTGTCATTCCGTCAGTCTGACCGTCCTTTCAGCACTCCATCTTTCATCCTTACGTACATGGTCTTGTCTACACTTGATCCCCAATACTATAAAGCATCAGTACTTACATTTATAATGTGATGTATGATTTCACCTTGGTAAGGTTGTTTGTGACGTACCAAAACCAAATCACTGTAACCTATTTTTGATCTCTagttaataaaaataaaacttgtttggGCTATTTTTCCGTTTTAATATGGCACTGGAATTCCATACCTGGTGCATGGGTTCGAGGGGTCAGTAGACCGCATACCAAAACACAATCAGTACAACATTACCAGGTGAGTTGTTGTCAAGCCCAACAACAAACCAATCAACTAATGGGTTAAAAATTGTTTGACAATGTTTAAATTTGTTCAAAACGGAGTGAGATAAATAGCCATTGATATAACCATAagagccattttgaaaaaaagaaaggaaTAGACTTGAcacatttttaatgaatatatcacattaaaaacaaaaccataCAAAATATGCTATCTAttagttttcaatattttggaaAAAACGGTATCCGTTTCATGACAATgtaacaaatgattttttttcaataacagTCAAAAAGCAAAATCACTGTGGCTTGATTTTGGTGtgtttcggccaggggacagaaacctacttcacaggggcgagcgctccacagtaggccaaaagtgaggcggtgtcaagggagacgttaggaagaacaaaaTAAGTAAGGaataagagaaaagataatacaaAGGACAAAAGAGAGGTAATGTAAAAGCAGttgttaggaagaagaaattTAGTTAGAAACAAgaaaaatttagtcgccttttatggtCACCAATAAGGGGTAGTAGTAAGAAATCTAACACCTACCTGCGAAAGTAGTTCATGTGATTGCGATCGAGGTTAAATGAAAAAATTCCTTAAAAGGTTGCTAACAAtagtattttcatgaaaatagagACAGTGCTATAAACATTGAACAACCAATCTCTTCATTATCTGGCAAAATGAAGCTGCTAAAAAGCAATGGTCATTAAAGGATTTCGAAGGATCCATTTGTAGTCAGAATCTTACAAACTCTTTGTTGGCATTAAGTTCACGACACCCAGGGTCATATCCAGAGATTCATCAACTTGAGCTGTTTATGATGAACCGATGATAacctgaatataattttaaacatcaaaatgttaGATTACTCGAGTAGTGTCTTACTTATTCTGCTGCTCaaacgaaaattaaaaaaaaaaaatgtgcccCCCTCCCCCTGCAAATTATGAATAGTATTCATCCTTTCTCAAACGGTTTCCTAGTATTGAGAGTATCTTACTttcatatctaaaatataaTCTGTATAATGTTGGATAATTACAATTCAATTTTAACTTATACTGGTAACATGGTTATCATACATTAGGcctatatatgttttaatgtgGACAAATCCAAGATTCTCGAATGTTACAATTCCAAATGTTTCAAAAAATAGTTGCATATAAATGATTGCTACATGTAATTATTACAATGCACTACAAATGGATTATATGCAATAGTATTTTGGCATAACTATAAGGAAGTCACGAAATAAATCAGCGGGGAATTATATACCCTGTGCCTATCCTTTAGAGACATTTTGGCGATCGGCGTGTATCTGTGAATTTGATCTTTAGGACTGTCTttgatttgatataaaacaaattctcAATACAATGAAACTATAATTTGCGATGCAGGTAAAACGATTATTTCTCATAGATGTTGTGTGTAAACGTTATCTGATAACGTTTTAACATAAAGATGATGTGGATACACAGGAATGTatcatatgtttgttttaatactGAAAAGTCCTCTTAAGTAATGGACGTTGACGAAGATTTTAGTTTTTGTAaagcattaaatatatatcttactCAAGGACTTGTTACTGGTTTGGGGTCGATTTATTTTATCCACttatttatagttttataaTGCACTGTTTTACCGGTTTGGAAAGCGTTAAGATCGATTATTATTGAGGTGTTTAATATTTTCCTAACCATGTATAATAttccttttatattttgtttagtCTTCTGGTTAAAGTATAAAACAGTTACTATagttaagatatatatatatatatacttatgttGATAATAAAAAGAATTGTTGAGTGAATGGTGTCAACTTGTCGTTTCGAAAATGTAAGTCATCTATCCCTAAAAGTCAGCTGATCATTAAGAGAAAGCTAAATATAACAGATTTCAATTCCAGATTTCTTTATTGCTCACATACACACTTATATGTGTAACAAGaagtcatataaacattttcatatgACGGAACACGTTCAATATAACattaacataattatgaatataactgaacaatataatgaaataaaatagttttctcTATTTGATATTCTTTAAGTATTTACTTGATATTTACCCAATTCACCATACATCATATAATTTGGTGTACTACATATGAAACTTGAAATACTTTAATAGAATCGCAAGggagtttttttgtttttctcaataataataatattcacaaAACTCTACACTTCAGCAGAATATAAACGGATAGACTGTACAAAAGTGTCGAAAATCTTCAATTGTAAATAAACAGACAAAGAAATATTCCTTATCTATTTgcaaacagaaaataaaacttttctcGCCTGATGCGCTAATTTGCTTTTTGATATAGCGAGGGTTCCATTACAGTTGaataaaatgaccaaatatttaaaatattccaGTATTTCTAATTCTTCATTGCAAAATAAAAAGTGCAAACGTGTTTGAAACTCTCGTTTCCCTATTCGAAAATGGAACCACCTTGATCTACAGATCCGACAAAGTATTTCGTATTCAGTTTTCAAAAATCAATAGACACTCTCAGACCTTCAATTCAAAAGTACTATCTTATTGGAAATCGAATCGGTTATACATTACATGGCAGACTTAGGACCAATTGTAGTACTTTAAACAATGccttatttttgtcaaatttagtAAATTATCGTCACTGTCAATGCGGATACCAAATTGATGATGCATCTTACAAAGTAATTCTTCTTCCACTGTAATAACTGCAAGTATGTTCAACAACAAATAGATTTATATCGCGTTTTAAACAATTTCATACCTCTCGATTTGCAAGTATCTAATTATCAGATGACGAAAATACACTCGTGTGCCAGAGCATCCAGAAATATATTATCGATACAAATAGATTTTTAAAATCGCAATCCAAATCTCTTTTCCCTCTCTTTATTAGTACACaagatatacactgtatatcgtAAAGATATTAATCTCCTATGCTGACGGTAAAAGAGAAACGTATATCGTGAAAGCCTGGTTAAATGGGAGAACAACAACATGTGATAGACTTTTGAAACAGTAGAAAGCATCAAAAAGAGAACTGTTAAATATTCTGCTGTCAGCATCGGAGAATATTGTCATTAGtaatcaaatcttttaaaacTGTAATCGAAACTCCTTCCCCCTTCTTTCACTCCTACCAATCTGTATATCTTATTGTACCTGTATTctatccccccccccctttcatTCTCCATCTACCTCTCTCTCTTCAAATTTtccatatgtaaatatattgtcatcttgtttgtgtatatttttgtatgtattaAATTATATTGGGAGAGGGCTTAAAATAAGTTGGATAAcgtgtgcccaatcccattgtatatatttgatacaaataaaatgtttaaataaggTCTAAAGTCGCTTTAACAAAATCTTCTAGATTATTGAGATAAATGGCAAATGAAAATAGTAACAAATTTCGCCTGTTATTTAAGAccaatattacaataaaataattctgaTACATATATGTCATTTGCTTTCTCAACACACGCTTTCGTTATATCATACAAGTTTCTTatgactttaaaaaaaaatccggaaatatCACTTTTATTCCTTTTCCATATTCGCCAAACTGACTCAAATGATTTTTTGAATACTCTAAGAACAAACTATTTTAGTGATATATATACGTATAGATAGATATAAGGGtatgttaaaacaaaaatattagaGCAATAGAATGTTTCTTTCTAAAGCCCACATACATTTGAGCATCACTAATGATATTAAGTGAATCAGATGACTTATTATTTCTGGTATTTACAATAGATGATATCTCCTACACAAGGCTATTCGCAGTATATATAAGTTGTTCGTATCCCCTTGGTTTTTATACAACGGTTTTACAAGTATTACACCTACTTTCCACGATTCCGGGATACATGCGTATTGAacacaatattgaataaaatgtaataaacatgCATAAATAGAtctaatgtatttttttatttatatagttATTAATAATGCAATATTTATACAACCTGCCTTATTATTATTAAGTTTTTTATTCGTGTGATTCATTTCATTCAGAATGATTGCCTCATTCAAAATATCATCAAACAAACCACCATTTACTAGCGGAGAGTAGACAAACTATGGCAGGTACTTCAGGTCCGTCGTGCAGGCTTCACGTACATTAGGGTATCCCATGCAAACTTATGTTTACTTTATTGAAGATGTTGATATCCTTAAATAAAATTGACTTTCGATTCTTTGTCTTGTATATCTAACATTATGAACATTCTGTGTTGGTGCAATACATTTCATCGCAAATTGATATCAAACTAATTAGCGAATTGATGAATTTGCGGATGCGTGTTGCCAAACAGGAAATACTGTCGACGAATATACTTAATTACTGCCGTTTCTCTCAGGAACAAACTGATAAGCGGTATTTATGTCTAAAAACAATTCCTGGTTGCCTTAATCGTATTCCTATAGTTATACGTCATAATTGTTCTGTTAACGAAAAAATGGCCGCTAAGATTGTTTCACGATTATATGCAAAACAGAATAAGCCAGTTTTTTTAATGCATCGCGTTATTTATCGTCGCTGTAGAGCAATCAAGTCTACTGTAGATTTTAGAAGCATTGTCTTtaacaaactttgaaaaaatactcaactttaaaacaacattaaacGATGCGTTAAATATAGCGCGAGCTAAAGGCATttcgaaaacaaaattaatgcactttccaaaaaataaaatgttttttttcttcaaagtgGGTTATAATAAGGTATACATTGCTAGtgtcatacaaaatacaaacgAAATTGGTATCTTATCATCTCCGGTATAACAATTCCTTGtattaacatattaaaagtcaatatttgttaAAAGGATTTTATCTACGAATTAGTGGTAGATATGGTGATACAAGTACTGTACGTACTAACAGAACTCGTCTCTATCTACAGACGATTTAAGACACATGATATATCGACGTGTCATTGTATGAATTGGCAATCAATTTAGTGTATATGTAACCCTTAACGTGACACATTATTTTAGCAGACGACATTGTCAGCTGACTGTGTGCATTGCACTGTAAAACACATTCCGGGTACATATGACGGTGATAGGTATGTTATAGAATACCACACATGCATACACAACCCATGTGATCACCAAACTGAATTCTATATATGATGTTAGAAGGAAACATTCGGACAGTTACGGATAAAAAGCATGCCATGTAGCATTACAATGTTTGCCAAGCTTAAAACAAAGTTCAGGGAAGACATATTCGTAATGGCGTAGGACCAGTGTACACGGTGTACCTATATTACACTTCCTGGATGTTATCTGGCATATTCTATACACAAAGTGATATCCTCGGATTACACGTGTGTGTTTTTTACGGTCGACGTTTCCTTTCGATTATGTCATGCACCTGTATATAGTACCATATTACCATATTACCCGGAGAAGAATTTGTGTTCGATGGAGAGATACACCCTAACAGCAGTTTTACAATCCCTGGAGTACCCAACAACAGTCAGGATTGTTAAGGGCAGTGTGACGTCCGAGGAAGGTAAGTGTTTCTCGGACAAAGACAACAATGTCCTAACCTTATATAGTCGGGGAATACGAGTCTATGTCCCTCCCGTCACTAATGCTTCCCTGAGGCGCCGGTGTAGGGAAGCGAAGGAATCGGAGCGGATGAGACGTAAATCAGCTGACGATATTGGCGATGAATATGTTAACACGGAAAACTTATTCACTAAGAATATATTTGTATCTGCGAAAACGAAGCTAAAAGATAACCATTTCGCAGGTAAGGAGTATACAAATGCTGGTGACATCCTTACGGATTTACCCTATGCGGTTAGAGCAAATAAACCCATTTTCATATGTGCTGATGACAATCATGTTCGCGTGATTTCTAAAAACGAAGTGCTCTATGTTGACCGTGTTAATGTTAAAGACTATGAAAACATGAAAGCACTTAGTGTGCGTGTAAATGATGACCATGTTTCTATACCTGTAACAAGCCAAACCGTCTTTGTGACTGCCGTGCCTAACCCTAATGCTGAAGTGTTAGCTGCTGAGATGGTTTTATATAAAGACAAGACCACCCGGCCAAAGGAAATGGTTTTTGAAGATGAAGACGTACAAGAGACCTACGAAGTAGAAGTAGGTTTCAATGTATTACCACTGAGTGAACAGCCTTTATTGTCTGTATGCTGCGTGAGCGGAGAGGCCGCCACCCTGATTGATGATATCGATGATGGTATGCTGAGGATACAAAAGGTTTGGTGCCTCCACTATAGGGCCGAGCTGATGGATAGGATAA is a genomic window of Argopecten irradians isolate NY chromosome 10, Ai_NY, whole genome shotgun sequence containing:
- the LOC138333682 gene encoding uncharacterized protein, which gives rise to MERYTLTAVLQSLEYPTTVRIVKGSVTSEEGKCFSDKDNNVLTLYSRGIRVYVPPVTNASLRRRCREAKESERMRRKSADDIGDEYVNTENLFTKNIFVSAKTKLKDNHFAGKEYTNAGDILTDLPYAVRANKPIFICADDNHVRVISKNEVLYVDRVNVKDYENMKALSVRVNDDHVSIPVTSQTVFVTAVPNPNAEVLAAEMVLYKDKTTRPKEMVFEDEDVQETYEVEVGFNVLPLSEQPLLSVCCVSGEAATLIDDIDDGMLRIQKVWCLHYRAELMDRIKVEVIDTDIKPAFKAEIGKEVGRDPDGFSRYNLYGKSPDYLKPVTRRSQSVDLPAKVPDRTPPPLPTRSRVGSVTLRQMPVAPLPPRGMLSIAPPLRTKTATDKTSDPQVQAGSVMNSTELPNTTDDVKISELDAVTIDQMRISDLANMLRMYKLERVARLCEDHLVDGTILLALNEHDLREEPFYLNGLELKKVVLLKKGHRPK